In Acipenser ruthenus chromosome 53, fAciRut3.2 maternal haplotype, whole genome shotgun sequence, the following proteins share a genomic window:
- the LOC131723211 gene encoding membrane-spanning 4-domains subfamily A member 15-like, which yields MIITIPLGKLKDLQRGEKYMPETFSCTFSDSYKLFLKGQPKALGAVQILIGIVHLACCIVLYQQPHQSGSAILTVPSSVFIISGLLTVAAASTPDMCFMKFSFVLNVISSLWAAVAFCLIITFAANSSNPPPLEKTIKGIEALIIIFHALELVVSGLTLHFESKALFRDYFNVLPVIYLEQDA from the exons ATGATCATCACAATCCCTTTGGGAAAGCTGAAAGATCTCCAGAGAGGTGAAAAATACATGCCTGAGACATTCAGCTGCACATTTAGTGATTCCTACAAGTTATTCCTGAAAGGACAACCGAAAGCCTTGGGG GCTGTTCAAATTCTGATTGGAATAGTGCATCTCGcgtgttgtattgtactgtaccaaCAACCCCACCAGAGTGGAAGTGCTATATTAACTGTGCCTAGCAGTGTG TTCATTATTTCTGGACTTCTGACAGTTGCAGCAGCAAGTACTCCAGACATGTGTTTT ATGAAGTTCTCTTTTGTCTTGAACGTTATCAGTTCTCTTTGGGCAGCAGTTGCTTTTTGTCTCATTATAACATTTGCTGCCAATTCATCCAACCCACCCCCATTGGAAAAG ACAATCAAAGGGATAGAAGCATTGATTATAATTTTCCACGCCTTGGAGCTGGTTGTCAGTGGATTGACGTTGCATTTTGAAAGCAAGGCCTTGTTCCGTGACTATTTCAATGTTCTG CCTGTGATTTACCTGGAACAGGACGCTTGA